One genomic window of Candidatus Nitrosopumilus sediminis includes the following:
- a CDS encoding DNA adenine methylase, with amino-acid sequence MKQVYRQIATAPKPFVKWAGGKRQLIPILNENLPKSFGTYYEPFLGGGALLFHMLTERNAQKCSISDLNSDLVLTYITIRDRIDELISSLKNHEKNYQKDSKTYYYSVRESNPRSEIEKTSRLLFLNRTCFNGLYRVNSKGKFNVPLGRYTNPNIVNEDNLRSVSAILHSSKVAIKCRDFESVLRDAKKGDLVYFDPPYQPVSDTANFTSYTNKSFTYDDLHRLSKLCLKLDSKGCKVLLSNSDSKEVAKIFSDKPWKINKIQANRSINSNSKKRTGHFELLIKNY; translated from the coding sequence TTGAAGCAAGTTTATCGACAAATTGCAACTGCCCCAAAACCATTCGTAAAATGGGCAGGTGGAAAACGTCAACTAATTCCCATTCTAAATGAAAATCTCCCAAAATCCTTTGGAACCTATTATGAGCCATTTCTAGGAGGAGGTGCATTACTGTTCCATATGCTTACTGAGAGAAATGCTCAAAAATGCAGTATCTCTGATTTGAATTCTGATCTTGTTTTGACATACATTACAATTAGAGACAGAATTGATGAGTTAATTTCATCACTGAAAAATCACGAAAAAAACTATCAAAAAGATTCAAAGACATACTATTACTCAGTTAGGGAATCCAATCCAAGAAGTGAAATTGAAAAAACATCAAGATTGCTGTTTTTGAATAGAACTTGCTTTAATGGATTGTACAGAGTAAACAGCAAAGGAAAATTCAATGTCCCTCTAGGCAGGTACACAAATCCTAATATCGTAAATGAAGATAATTTACGCTCAGTTAGTGCTATTTTACACTCTAGCAAAGTTGCAATAAAATGCAGGGATTTTGAATCAGTTCTCCGAGATGCTAAAAAAGGAGATCTAGTTTACTTTGATCCCCCATACCAACCAGTTAGCGATACTGCCAACTTTACGAGTTATACAAATAAGAGTTTCACATATGATGATCTTCATAGATTATCCAAGCTTTGTTTGAAATTAGATTCTAAAGGATGCAAAGTTTTATTGTCAAATTCTGATTCAAAAGAAGTTGCAAAGATTTTCTCAGACAAACCTTGGAAAATAAATAAAATTCAAGCTAATCGCTCAATTAATTCAAATTCTAAAAAACGAACTGGGCACTTTGAATTACTGATTAAAAATTATTAG
- a CDS encoding ammonia monooxygenase: MVWLRRCTHYLFIVVVAVNSTLLTINAGDYIFYTDWAWTSYTVFSISQTLMLIVGATYYLTFTGVPGTATYYALIMTVYTWVAKAAWFSLGYPYDFIVTPVWLPSAMLLDLVYWATKKNKHSLILFGGVLVGMSLPLFNMVNLITVADPLETAFKYPRPTLPPYMTPIEPQVGKFYNSPVALGAGAGAVLACTFAALGCKLNTWTYRWMAAWSKWD, encoded by the coding sequence ATGGTCTGGTTAAGACGATGTACACACTACTTATTCATAGTAGTAGTTGCAGTTAACTCAACACTGTTAACAATTAATGCAGGAGACTACATCTTCTACACTGACTGGGCTTGGACTTCGTACACGGTATTCTCAATATCGCAAACGTTGATGCTTATTGTAGGTGCAACATATTACCTAACATTTACAGGCGTTCCAGGCACAGCAACGTACTACGCTCTAATTATGACAGTATACACATGGGTAGCAAAAGCCGCATGGTTTTCGCTAGGATACCCATATGACTTCATTGTAACTCCAGTTTGGTTACCATCAGCAATGCTGTTGGACTTAGTTTACTGGGCTACAAAGAAGAACAAGCACTCCTTGATACTGTTTGGCGGCGTACTAGTAGGAATGTCTTTACCATTGTTCAACATGGTAAACCTGATAACAGTAGCAGACCCACTAGAGACGGCATTCAAATATCCAAGACCAACATTGCCACCATATATGACACCAATCGAACCGCAAGTAGGCAAATTCTATAACAGCCCAGTTGCACTCGGTGCAGGTGCAGGTGCAGTATTGGCATGTACATTTGCAGCATTAGGTTGTAAATTGAATACTTGGACATACCGATGGATGGCCGCCTGGTCAAAGTGGGACTAA
- a CDS encoding methane monooxygenase/ammonia monooxygenase subunit C, giving the protein MAQMPALIPKEVEIQRLKKVWLIVIAMGSTAASVEVDNFVDGSLHQTSIRDSAFTPAHWWLYSHFITLPLGWGAAAIYDRKIPVLRGPNNSMNTGLKMTILGYLATMFTIGVNEMWHFWFVEEIFAVPNHWMFNMGVVVAFMGALAYVVRVYARLVELGAETPGENPYVAEMYKMALEGKLYSRAIP; this is encoded by the coding sequence ATGGCACAGATGCCCGCATTAATCCCAAAAGAAGTTGAGATCCAGAGACTAAAGAAAGTCTGGCTCATCGTTATTGCTATGGGTTCTACTGCAGCATCAGTCGAAGTTGATAACTTCGTTGATGGTTCTTTACATCAAACCTCTATCAGAGATAGTGCATTTACACCAGCTCACTGGTGGCTATACTCCCACTTCATTACATTACCACTTGGATGGGGAGCAGCAGCAATCTATGATAGAAAAATCCCAGTTCTTAGAGGCCCAAATAATTCAATGAATACTGGATTGAAGATGACCATTCTTGGTTACCTTGCAACCATGTTTACAATTGGTGTCAATGAGATGTGGCATTTCTGGTTTGTAGAAGAAATCTTTGCAGTTCCAAATCACTGGATGTTTAACATGGGAGTCGTAGTGGCTTTCATGGGTGCATTAGCATACGTAGTTAGAGTATATGCTCGACTCGTAGAACTTGGTGCAGAAACTCCAGGAGAGAATCCATACGTTGCAGAGATGTACAAGATGGCCTTAGAAGGCAAATTGTACAGCAGAGCAATTCCTTAG
- a CDS encoding methane monooxygenase/ammonia monooxygenase subunit B, translating to MVEKRIFVFGLAVVLALGTLGFNWVESVLPTADAHGVQAQLQSRFIRIEDETFNRQSLQTGETLTLQGTLVSLVERDLRGWLSIFTESTNAGNRWEMLARDPPGNVFDIPGNSVVDYSLSAKALEAGVYHVHTQLNIAKVGPGLGPGQTVVVEGDPILKDIPYTNIAYQSIMIGVGYVITFATRPWQVI from the coding sequence ATGGTCGAAAAAAGAATTTTCGTATTTGGACTTGCTGTAGTACTTGCACTAGGAACCTTAGGTTTCAACTGGGTTGAATCCGTACTTCCAACTGCAGATGCACACGGTGTCCAAGCACAACTCCAGAGTCGTTTCATCAGAATTGAGGATGAAACCTTCAACAGACAATCCCTGCAAACTGGCGAAACCTTGACACTTCAAGGAACATTAGTCAGTTTAGTAGAAAGAGACCTTAGAGGATGGCTATCCATTTTCACAGAGTCTACCAACGCAGGTAACAGATGGGAGATGTTGGCAAGAGATCCACCAGGAAACGTCTTTGACATTCCAGGTAACTCAGTTGTCGATTACTCACTATCAGCCAAAGCACTTGAAGCAGGTGTATACCACGTACACACCCAACTCAACATTGCAAAAGTTGGTCCAGGACTCGGTCCAGGTCAAACAGTAGTAGTTGAAGGAGATCCAATACTCAAAGATATTCCATACACTAACATCGCATATCAATCAATTATGATCGGTGTCGGTTATGTCATTACCTTTGCAACACGACCCTGGCAAGTAATCTAA
- a CDS encoding 30S ribosomal protein S15, with the protein MGRMHTHRHGKSHSIRPATLRAPSWITQSPAEIEELVVKYTKDGLTPSQIGIKLRDQHSIPLIKPITKKSMGQILEENDLKAEMPEDLENIVRKAIGLQKHLKANKGDNRNVRSLELIEAKVHRLSVYYKRIGRISKTWKYKSVVAQLE; encoded by the coding sequence ATGGGACGAATGCATACACATAGACACGGAAAATCACATTCAATTAGACCAGCTACACTTCGTGCACCTTCTTGGATAACTCAGAGTCCTGCAGAAATTGAAGAATTAGTAGTAAAATACACAAAAGATGGTTTGACTCCTAGTCAAATCGGAATTAAATTAAGAGATCAACATTCCATTCCTTTAATCAAACCAATTACCAAAAAAAGCATGGGGCAGATTTTAGAGGAAAATGATTTGAAAGCTGAAATGCCAGAAGATCTTGAAAATATTGTTAGAAAAGCAATAGGTCTTCAAAAGCATCTTAAAGCAAACAAAGGGGATAATAGAAATGTCAGATCCTTGGAATTAATCGAGGCCAAGGTTCACAGACTATCAGTCTATTACAAAAGAATTGGAAGAATTTCAAAAACATGGAAGTATAAATCCGTGGTTGCTCAACTAGAGTAA
- a CDS encoding DHHA1 domain-containing protein: protein MTKSLDESLSYFKDKILDCIKSKKSISVTTHIDCDGLTSGSIITKALIRAGANCTVRTSKEFSKNVLESFKTDSRDFHIVTDLGGGFANELDKTLGDNWVVLDHHQIPDNELDNQNVINSWKYGIDGGVDICAGGMAYLASAALDERNSDLSAIAIVSALGDRQDQGERKSFTGKNFEIANIAKEQGLVDIDLDLLLVGRETRPLADALAFTSQPFIEGLTWNRDACLSILNSSGVNLKEEGRWRVPAELNEEEKRLVIEAITKFTSGKNATEIMSELIGYTYTFPREDNRSFLRDGREFSTMLNSCGRINRSGVGMAVCMGDRNKILREAETILIDYRKMIREYMNILSNERWRISESETCIMVNGEDIVPETMTGTISSLIAGSPKNSGKIIILRTKAEENTIKFSSRKSFGCTSDINLSEIMRTGAEKFDGIGGGHNAAAGAKITKDKLDEFLNYLEVNVVNVPSSSNSQ from the coding sequence ATGACAAAATCACTTGATGAATCACTTTCTTATTTCAAAGATAAAATTTTAGATTGTATAAAATCAAAAAAATCGATTTCCGTTACAACTCATATAGATTGTGATGGATTAACATCGGGGAGTATTATCACTAAAGCTCTAATCAGAGCAGGGGCAAACTGCACAGTTAGAACATCAAAAGAATTTAGTAAAAATGTCCTAGAGTCTTTCAAAACAGATTCCAGAGATTTTCATATAGTAACTGATCTAGGAGGGGGTTTTGCAAATGAATTAGATAAAACATTAGGAGATAATTGGGTTGTTTTAGATCATCATCAAATCCCAGATAACGAATTAGATAATCAAAATGTAATCAATTCATGGAAATATGGAATCGATGGCGGAGTAGATATCTGTGCAGGAGGAATGGCGTATTTGGCATCAGCTGCACTAGATGAAAGAAATTCAGATTTATCTGCAATTGCTATTGTTTCAGCTTTGGGAGACAGACAAGACCAAGGAGAAAGAAAGTCATTTACAGGCAAAAATTTCGAGATTGCAAATATTGCCAAAGAGCAAGGATTGGTAGATATTGATTTAGATTTATTGTTGGTAGGAAGGGAAACAAGGCCACTTGCTGATGCTTTAGCATTTACCTCTCAGCCATTTATTGAAGGACTAACCTGGAATAGGGATGCATGTCTCTCAATCCTCAATTCATCAGGAGTCAATCTCAAAGAAGAGGGAAGATGGAGAGTGCCAGCAGAACTAAATGAGGAAGAAAAAAGACTAGTGATTGAAGCAATTACAAAATTTACTTCAGGTAAAAATGCAACTGAAATAATGTCAGAATTAATTGGATATACCTATACATTTCCAAGAGAAGATAACAGGAGTTTCTTACGGGATGGGAGAGAGTTTTCAACTATGCTCAATTCATGTGGAAGAATTAATCGTTCAGGTGTTGGAATGGCAGTTTGTATGGGAGATAGAAATAAGATTCTAAGAGAAGCTGAAACGATTCTAATAGATTATAGAAAAATGATTAGAGAATACATGAATATTTTATCCAATGAAAGATGGAGAATTTCAGAAAGTGAGACATGTATCATGGTAAATGGTGAAGACATTGTTCCAGAAACAATGACAGGCACCATTTCATCATTAATAGCAGGATCACCTAAAAACTCAGGAAAAATCATAATATTAAGAACCAAGGCCGAAGAAAATACTATCAAGTTTTCATCAAGAAAATCATTTGGGTGTACATCCGATATCAATCTAAGTGAAATAATGAGAACTGGTGCTGAGAAATTTGATGGTATTGGTGGAGGTCATAATGCAGCTGCTGGAGCAAAAATAACTAAAGACAAATTGGATGAGTTTCTTAACTATTTAGAAGTAAATGTCGTTAACGTGCCAAGTTCAAGTAATTCTCAATAA
- a CDS encoding KEOPS complex subunit Pcc1: MSLTCQVQVILNNISKEKAETVKKALEPDNVNFPEGLSLYVENIDNKLVFNFESKKNMKHLTGTVDEVMEHIQVALKVIE, translated from the coding sequence ATGTCGTTAACGTGCCAAGTTCAAGTAATTCTCAATAACATATCAAAAGAAAAAGCTGAAACGGTCAAAAAAGCCTTAGAACCAGACAATGTAAATTTTCCAGAAGGGTTGAGTCTTTATGTTGAAAATATTGATAACAAACTAGTTTTTAATTTTGAAAGTAAGAAGAACATGAAACATCTAACAGGAACAGTTGATGAGGTGATGGAGCACATCCAGGTTGCTCTAAAGGTGATTGAGTAA
- the serS gene encoding serine--tRNA ligase — MLDPKLIKEKPQIIRDMLKARSVDFNLDGLIESDQKRREFIIKTDELRKKKNQVALEISQKKKAGEDASLILSEMKNVSAELAKLESEQENIENTYSRLALTIPNLVHDSVPIGTDESANQEVRKWGNVPNFDFKINDHIDISENLDLVDLERAAKVAGARFYYLKNDLVRLNQSLIHYGLDFLAKKEYSLVQPPYMINRESMEGAVIADDFEEVIYKVEDEDLYMIGTSEHAMAAMRSKEILEGKDLPLRYAGVSPCFRKEAGAHGRDQKGIFRVHQFDKIEQFVFSRPEDSWKEHERMLSVAEEFYQNLEIPHRVMLLSTGDMGKVSAKTYDIEAWMAGQNAYREIVSCSNCLDYQARRLKIRFRDKTNEDTQYVHTLNSTLIATTRILVSIMENFQTKDGHIRIPSVLQNYMGNQKEI, encoded by the coding sequence ATGTTAGATCCAAAATTAATCAAAGAAAAACCTCAGATTATTCGGGATATGTTAAAAGCTAGATCTGTGGATTTTAATTTGGACGGATTAATAGAATCAGATCAAAAAAGACGTGAATTTATTATTAAAACTGATGAGTTGCGAAAAAAGAAAAATCAGGTGGCTTTAGAAATTTCTCAAAAAAAGAAGGCAGGCGAAGATGCATCATTGATTTTGTCAGAAATGAAAAACGTTTCAGCTGAGCTTGCAAAGTTAGAATCAGAACAAGAAAATATTGAAAATACCTATTCCAGATTAGCATTAACCATTCCAAATCTTGTTCACGATTCAGTTCCTATCGGAACAGATGAGAGTGCAAATCAAGAAGTTAGAAAATGGGGGAATGTTCCAAATTTTGATTTCAAAATTAATGATCATATTGATATTTCAGAAAATTTGGATTTAGTTGACCTTGAAAGGGCTGCCAAAGTAGCAGGGGCCAGATTCTATTATTTGAAAAATGATCTTGTAAGATTAAATCAATCATTAATTCACTATGGGTTAGATTTTCTAGCAAAAAAAGAATATTCTCTTGTTCAGCCGCCCTATATGATTAACAGAGAATCTATGGAAGGTGCAGTTATTGCAGATGACTTTGAAGAAGTAATCTACAAAGTTGAAGATGAGGATCTTTACATGATTGGAACATCTGAGCACGCCATGGCAGCAATGAGATCAAAAGAAATCCTAGAAGGAAAAGATTTGCCTTTAAGATATGCAGGTGTTAGTCCATGTTTTAGAAAAGAAGCCGGCGCACATGGAAGGGATCAGAAAGGAATTTTCAGAGTACATCAATTTGATAAGATTGAACAATTCGTATTTTCAAGACCTGAAGACTCTTGGAAAGAACACGAAAGAATGTTATCAGTTGCTGAAGAATTTTATCAAAACTTGGAAATTCCACATCGGGTGATGCTATTATCAACTGGTGATATGGGAAAAGTTTCAGCAAAAACGTATGATATTGAGGCTTGGATGGCAGGACAAAATGCCTATAGAGAAATTGTCTCATGTTCAAACTGTTTAGACTATCAAGCAAGAAGATTGAAGATTAGGTTTAGGGATAAAACAAATGAAGACACACAGTATGTGCATACACTAAACAGCACTCTGATAGCAACGACTAGAATTTTGGTATCAATTATGGAAAATTTCCAAACTAAAGATGGACACATAAGAATTCCTAGCGTTTTACAGAATTACATGGGAAATCAGAAAGAGATCTAG
- a CDS encoding 30S ribosomal protein S3ae: MARRKGRVKDKWREKRWITVHAPDSFNNVPIAYVPITDDENAAGRVLEVTLYDILKGDPSQHQYKIYFQIDKVEGDKATTIFKRYEYSKEFLRSLVRRGSSKINFIVDIKTKDGYIFRIKLLALTHRQLNTSRQHALRLIARDVINKTIPEMTIDQFVQATCYSKINSDIMAAFKKVIRVRHVGLEKVKLIRTADKETKLLEA, from the coding sequence TTGGCACGTAGAAAAGGTCGAGTAAAGGACAAGTGGCGAGAAAAACGCTGGATCACAGTACATGCACCAGATTCATTCAACAATGTTCCTATTGCCTATGTTCCAATCACAGACGATGAAAATGCAGCAGGCAGAGTTTTAGAAGTTACACTATATGATATTCTAAAAGGAGACCCATCCCAACATCAATACAAAATCTATTTCCAAATTGATAAAGTTGAGGGGGACAAAGCAACAACAATTTTCAAAAGATACGAGTATTCAAAAGAATTTTTGCGTAGTTTAGTTAGACGTGGTTCATCAAAAATCAATTTCATTGTAGATATCAAAACAAAAGACGGCTACATCTTTAGAATAAAATTACTTGCTCTAACACATAGACAACTTAACACATCAAGACAACATGCCCTTAGATTAATTGCAAGAGACGTAATTAACAAAACAATTCCAGAAATGACAATTGATCAATTCGTTCAAGCAACATGTTATAGTAAAATTAATTCAGATATTATGGCAGCATTCAAGAAAGTAATTAGGGTAAGACATGTAGGTCTTGAGAAAGTAAAACTCATCAGAACTGCAGACAAAGAAACAAAATTACTTGAAGCATAA
- a CDS encoding RNA-binding domain-containing protein encodes MVHKIEITIDVIVHATEDISKIFQSFEDILGVKEEDFTIKETEGHYENPIILLNAKIVKKQAQNFMKKLLESLPKELVNELIDEIEERTVDSRFHMRLDKQELIKGNLTFREKDTIQLKIHTPIYNKKDTVKTFTEIFQIAN; translated from the coding sequence ATGGTTCACAAGATTGAGATAACAATTGATGTAATTGTTCATGCTACAGAAGACATTTCAAAAATTTTCCAATCTTTTGAAGACATTTTAGGTGTTAAAGAAGAAGATTTCACAATCAAAGAAACAGAAGGGCATTATGAAAATCCAATTATTTTATTGAATGCAAAAATTGTAAAAAAACAGGCTCAAAATTTTATGAAAAAATTACTTGAATCATTACCAAAAGAATTGGTAAATGAGTTAATTGATGAAATTGAAGAAAGAACAGTAGATTCTAGATTTCATATGAGATTAGATAAACAAGAATTAATCAAGGGAAATCTAACATTTAGGGAAAAAGACACTATACAATTAAAAATACACACGCCAATTTACAATAAAAAAGATACTGTCAAAACATTTACAGAAATTTTTCAGATTGCCAACTAG
- a CDS encoding NAD(P)/FAD-dependent oxidoreductase, whose translation MSDYDVIVAGGGLAGTITAQAISHYSKQNLKILVVDRNTEFFPGRKSLAGWVCGDACSKEAVDFMAKRIKVEWTRPEIEHDVKGVMAFSPDKETAIPFDGAGYMLNRQKLPEIQNERCKKMGIEFEYEVNLTGLIYEGQQVVGIQGVDNKTKQPFKKTSKIVIDATGVTSMLRNGLQNSTKVEKRIDRRDLESTGRYIMHFEPGKKELSEFDPDYCIIHLDQDIAPGGYGWVFPKGETKVNIGLGVEKSLLDKRNKRLGKKDNVESLMKEYLHRNVAIKNAKLSEDPEDINNNSGVFQVSVRRQNDCMVSGGYMMVGDSAWMPKPIDAGGIGPALIAGTILGNNVAQALEANDVSEAGLWQYNLDYIKEYGYKTAGLELFRRLVQQMSNEQISYGMKHFLGNMDVESISKGEHPDFSGLGKIGMIIRGAMNKTVADGLRYTSKQNQWLVEHYNNYPKDPSGFDEWNKTLHQKLDEAFTKIEAFDSKI comes from the coding sequence GTGTCAGATTATGATGTGATAGTTGCTGGAGGCGGTCTTGCAGGTACAATTACAGCACAAGCAATTTCTCATTATTCAAAACAAAATCTGAAAATTTTAGTTGTTGATAGAAATACAGAATTTTTTCCAGGTCGAAAATCATTAGCAGGATGGGTATGTGGAGATGCATGCTCTAAAGAAGCAGTTGATTTTATGGCAAAAAGAATCAAAGTTGAGTGGACCAGACCTGAAATTGAACATGATGTAAAGGGAGTCATGGCATTTTCACCAGATAAAGAAACTGCAATTCCATTTGATGGTGCAGGATATATGTTAAATCGTCAAAAATTACCAGAAATTCAAAATGAAAGATGTAAAAAAATGGGAATCGAATTTGAATATGAAGTTAATCTCACAGGTCTTATTTATGAAGGACAGCAAGTAGTGGGAATTCAGGGAGTAGATAACAAAACAAAACAACCATTCAAGAAAACGTCAAAAATTGTCATTGATGCTACAGGAGTTACATCCATGCTTAGAAATGGACTACAAAACTCTACCAAAGTTGAAAAAAGAATCGATAGACGAGATTTAGAATCAACTGGAAGATACATCATGCATTTCGAACCAGGAAAAAAAGAACTTTCAGAATTTGATCCAGATTATTGTATAATACATTTAGATCAAGACATAGCACCAGGTGGATATGGATGGGTATTTCCCAAAGGTGAAACCAAAGTCAACATAGGTTTAGGAGTTGAAAAATCTCTTTTAGATAAAAGAAACAAAAGATTAGGCAAAAAAGACAATGTTGAATCACTAATGAAAGAATATCTTCATAGAAATGTTGCAATCAAAAATGCAAAATTGTCAGAAGACCCAGAAGACATTAACAATAATTCAGGAGTCTTCCAAGTTTCAGTCAGAAGACAAAACGATTGTATGGTATCTGGTGGATATATGATGGTTGGAGATTCTGCATGGATGCCAAAACCAATTGATGCAGGTGGAATTGGACCAGCATTGATTGCAGGTACAATTCTAGGAAATAATGTTGCACAAGCATTAGAGGCAAATGATGTTTCTGAAGCAGGCCTATGGCAATACAATTTAGATTATATCAAAGAGTACGGATACAAAACAGCAGGTCTTGAACTTTTTAGAAGGCTAGTACAACAAATGTCAAATGAGCAAATAAGTTATGGTATGAAACACTTTTTGGGAAATATGGATGTTGAATCAATTAGCAAAGGTGAACACCCAGACTTTTCGGGATTAGGAAAAATTGGAATGATCATCAGAGGTGCAATGAATAAAACAGTTGCAGATGGACTCAGATATACATCCAAACAAAATCAATGGTTAGTAGAACATTACAATAATTATCCAAAAGATCCTTCCGGATTTGACGAGTGGAATAAAACATTACATCAAAAACTTGATGAAGCTTTTACAAAAATAGAAGCTTTTGATTCTAAGATCTAA
- a CDS encoding AAA family ATPase, whose protein sequence is MEEAQYLDWNNSNHILNKAYEAGLFVLIIGPKGTGKTSLVRDFAKKKNVNLESINFSLRTRESHLVGTKTLTDGTVSFDEGLLIKSMRNGDMLYLDEINSAEADVLLRLDEALDDRRQIALKESTGEIVKAKDNWFVVATINPLTHSGTKELPPQLLSRFPVRIRLEYPPEDIELEIVKKHVSGNYESEIIQAIKLANTLRQAAAVEELFYSPSLRETIAFGKLLDKGMSPKEVADIVFGNVYTQWGNIEYQKVRDIITSMFGN, encoded by the coding sequence TTGGAAGAAGCACAATATCTTGATTGGAACAATTCAAATCATATTCTAAACAAAGCATATGAAGCTGGTCTTTTTGTGCTCATTATAGGCCCTAAAGGTACTGGAAAGACATCTTTAGTTCGAGATTTTGCTAAAAAAAAGAATGTGAATTTAGAATCAATTAATTTTAGTCTTAGAACTAGAGAAAGTCATTTGGTTGGCACAAAGACACTGACAGATGGAACAGTAAGCTTTGATGAAGGATTGTTGATCAAATCAATGAGAAATGGAGATATGCTTTATCTTGACGAAATAAATTCAGCAGAAGCAGATGTTTTACTTAGACTAGATGAAGCATTAGATGATAGACGTCAGATTGCATTAAAGGAATCAACTGGGGAAATAGTCAAAGCAAAAGACAATTGGTTTGTTGTGGCAACAATTAATCCATTAACACATAGTGGAACAAAAGAATTACCACCTCAATTACTTAGTAGATTCCCAGTACGAATTAGATTAGAATATCCTCCAGAAGATATAGAATTAGAGATTGTTAAAAAACATGTTTCAGGAAATTATGAATCTGAAATAATTCAAGCAATCAAACTTGCAAATACATTAAGGCAGGCTGCTGCAGTTGAAGAATTATTTTATTCACCTAGTTTAAGAGAAACCATTGCTTTTGGTAAATTGTTAGATAAAGGAATGTCACCAAAAGAAGTTGCAGATATTGTTTTTGGAAATGTCTATACGCAATGGGGTAATATAGAATATCAAAAAGTTAGGGACATCATAACTTCGATGTTTGGAAATTAA